In the Microplitis mediator isolate UGA2020A chromosome 5, iyMicMedi2.1, whole genome shotgun sequence genome, ACAACTTTCAGCTTCTGTAACTGTTGCTTACAAATTTACTACAAGTTTCTCAAAATGTTGACGACAGATTGCGGCTTTAAATTGTCATCAAGTTGCTGGGAAATTTGTAGTCAATTTGTCAACAATTAcaaaagctgaaagttgtcgacaactcaTGTACATCAACTTTTagatcagaaactctggctatcagggtaattACCTGAATTgaaagtttgaatttaaatgtcTGGTGAGATTTAAACTCGCAGTTTCAATGCAGGTgatatgaaaataatgaaaaataggataaacaaaaatgaaagCATACCCGTATAAATAATAGAAGAAACAGAGCAAATAAAATGCAAGTTTGATCCATCCCTCTCTTTGACATCTTGCCAAAACATTGGCATTTAAAATACTCGTAGCGTCATATAGACCGGGACCTGACATTACCGGCCTCGTCAAGTATCTGTTTACATGGTACGCAATCAACGGAgcatttattaatattgacaACCATTCCCCGCTTACTAAGAATAATACATTTATCAGAAGATGCAGCCCATATTCAAAAGGTAcgagctaaaaataaaataatcgtttttttatcttatctcttgagaaaacaaatttatttaaataaaactcgtTTACATACAGGATTGAGACTATTGCACTGCTCAATAGGATTTTTATACTCCGTCTTTAATTCATCAAATGCAATcacctgtaaaaaaaatttcaaattaaatcaatataaagttttttattcgcgAAATTGaacttgaaaatattcaaagtcaTCAGTTAAAGGTTATGATTAATTAGTttatgaagtaaaaaaaaatttctaagacaaataattaaaagtattgttaatttaaaatacttacatGGAAAATAGCGAAAAATATGAGAAATGCATCAACAATCAgtgcaataatatatgaaaaagcAGCTAAACTAAACGCCATTGTTATGAcactgttatttattttatttatgaatcatGCGTACAATTAACTTCCGatgtatatttaaaatcctcttatttgaataaatttattaaaatatttaacatttattttgacTCTCCAGTACTTCCGGCATCGTCGCCATTAAAATCTCGCACCTGTCGCGTTTTAAAAACTCTTtctaaaaattaagtaatttaaatcaatttttaaattatttaaaat is a window encoding:
- the LOC130667578 gene encoding protein cornichon translates to MAFSLAAFSYIIALIVDAFLIFFAIFHVIAFDELKTEYKNPIEQCNSLNPLVPFEYGLHLLINVLFLVSGEWLSILINAPLIAYHVNRYLTRPVMSGPGLYDATSILNANVLARCQREGWIKLAFYLLCFFYYLYGMISSLIH